The Deltaproteobacteria bacterium genome includes the window TTTCAGCATCTCATCGCGTTTCATCATGGCTAGCGCGGCTCCCTGCCGATCTCGATGATCGCTGGCGACGCGGCGGCGAACGATTTTTCAATCGCCGCGGAAATCTTCGGCGCGTCGGCATCTCGCTCGACCAGACAATGCTCGAGGCCCATGACATCGCAGATCGGCTCGATAATCTTGACGCCGTATTTTTTCGACTGCTTCGGCGGCACATCCGGCTCCTTGCCGAGGAGCCCGACGACGATCACCACCGGGAAGTGCCCTTCCACGGCGACGCCGCGAATCGCGTTGATCGAATCGAGAAAGCCGGTGTACTGCATCATCAGCACCGACTTGTGCCCGGCGGCGTAGAGCCCGCTGCAGATCGACACGCCTTCGTCTTCTTTGCAGACCTGCACGACTTTGTAATCCGGATCGGCGATCAGGCCTTTCAACAAATGATGGCTCGTCACCCGGTCCGGCAGCGCCACGACAAAGTGAATGCCGGCGCGCTTGAACTCGCTTTTGATCGCCGCGGCGCTTAACGGATAGTCAGCCATAGATGCCTCCGTCTCGAAACGTCTAGCCCGAATTATTCATGCGACCGGGAAAACCCATGACACTGTGTCGATCGAAGTGGAACTCTGGAGGAGCGAAGGCATCAGCGCAAATCGTTCGGTTTAATTCGCCGATGCTGGGCATTTCTTCGACCTTTCCACTGCGATTCGCAGAGCAGGGCGACCGCCGGTCGCCCCTACAAGGCGGCGTCGAAGCGGATATCTGTTGCCTTCGCTCCGGAAGAGTTTCACTTCGATCGCGCCGCAGCGATGAATAATCCGGGCTAGCGTCTGGCGTTTAGCGTCTAACGTTCCCCCCATCGACCCCAAACGCCAGACCCTAGACCCCAAACGTTCCTATGCGATTTCCTGCACAAAATCCGCCAATCTTTCACCGATCATGATCGACGTCAGGTTGGTATTCGCGCGGCTCACCACCGGCATGATCGCCGCGTCGCCGACCCAGAGATTTTGCATGCCATGCACGCGCAGGCGCTGATCGACGACGGCCATCGCGTCGCTCGCCGGCCCCATCTTGCAGGTGCCAACGCCGTGGTGGTAGCTGTCGTAGGTCTTGCGCGCGAACGCGCCCCAATCGTCTCCCGGACCCGGCTGAATCAGCGGGCCGTAGAACTCTTTGATCACCGGGCGATGGACGAGCTCATCGATAAATTTCATCGCCTCGACCATCGCTTTCAAATCTTCCGGATGTTCGAGCATGGCCGAGTCCACGTTCACCTGATCGTGCGGGTCGGCGCTTTGCAGGGTGACGCGGCCGCGATTTCTTTGCTCGAGCAAATGCGCCGAGATCGGCATCATGCGCTTCAAGCCGGTCACCTCCGTCGGCGGCCGCATGTTGATGTGGAAATTAGCCGCTTCGCTGATCGGGTTTTTGCGAATGATCAAACGAAAGCGCGGCACCACCCAGTCTTCCTTCGATTCCTTCGGCCCCTCGTAGGTCATGAAGACCACCGGATGATCGTGATAGTTCTCGCCCACGCCCTTGAGCTCGTGAACCACTGAAATGCCGTGTTTCTTTAACTGCTCCGCCTGGCCGATGCCCGAAAGCATGAGAATCTGCGGCGAGCCGTAGACGCCGGAGGTCAAGAGAATCTGCCCGCCCAGCGCCGTGTGCATTTTGCCGTCGCGCTCGTAGTTGACGCCCTCGGCCTTTTTGCCGTTGAGTTTGAGCGTGTGCACCGTCGCCTGATCGATGATCGTCAAATTCTTCCGCCCGCGCGCCTGGTTCAAGTATGCGACGACGGTGGATTGCCGTTTGCCGTCTTTAATATTGTAGGGCGACGCGCACACGCCGTAGGGCTCCGGCACGTTTAAATCCGGGCACAGCGGCAAACCCATGCCGACCGCGGCATCGATGAACGCCCTGACCGGCGCCGACATCTCCATATCGAGGCGGAAGTTGCGCTTGACATAAAGCGGCCCGTCTTTGCCGTGGATCGGGCTGTCGGGATAATCCTGATCCGACTCAATTTTTTTCATGAACGGCAGACAGCGCTCATAGGTCCAGTCGGGATTGCCCGCGGCGACCCATTGATCGAGGTCGTAGCGCTGCGGCCGCAACACCGACATGACGTTGACCGAAGAGCCGCCGCCCATGATGCGCCCGGCAAGCGCGTAATAGGTGCTGCCGTCGAGGTGCCGATGGCTCGGAAACATCGCGATGTAATCCGACTCCAGCAACAGGCGAGTCTGATTCTTCGACTCAGCGATTAATTCGGGCAGCGGCCAGGGATCCGGCCCCGCTTCGAGCAACAAAACTTTACGGCTCGAATCCTCCGACAACCGCATCGCCGCCACACACCCCGCCGAGCCGCCGCCGACAATAATTACATCGTATTTTTCGTCCGCCATCAGTTTCTCCTAAATATTTTCATCCCCATGGTGCTCGCGCACAGACGCTGAGGGCGCCGAGCAAGGAGTTTACTCGCTGTCCGAGCTCTGCGTCCCCTGCGCCACTGCGCGAGAAAATCCGAAATCCTACGCTTCGCTCAAGCCCTTGTGCAGCCGTTTGGTAAACTCCTGCAAAATCAACGTCGCCGTCGCCCGCAGCACCATATCGCCCAAAATTCCCAGCCGCCCTTTGATCTTTACGTCGGCTTTGTAATCCATCTGCGATTTCGCATCCGAAATCTTTTTCAGATCGACCGTCATGTCGGCATTGACCGTGCTCTTGGTCACCGAATCCGTGCCCTCGGTCTTCACCACCATCTGCTCGGGCGGATTGGCGTCAACGATGGTCGAGCGAAAATTAAACTTCCCCGAAATCGGCCCCACCGCCGCCGAGATCAGCCCTTCAAAGGTTTTGTCATCGATCTGCCGCACTTCATCGATGCCCGGCAAACAGGTGGAAAACTTATTGATGTCGATCAAAAAATCCCAGGCCTTCTGCACCGGCACATCGAGATCGATTTTGCCATCGAGAATCATTCGCGCTCCCAAAAACAATTTCAGCGCCGATCTTATTTGAGAAAAATCTAGGTGACAAGGGCTCCTGCACGATGGTGCGGCCGACGGCGCGCCGAGCGCGCCGACGCCGCAACTTTTATTCGACTATTTTGCCGAAGAGGTTTTCAGGTGCATCGATAGCGCCACCCAGGAGGCAAGATCCCGTGTCCGGTCATATTCGCCCTCAAGGGCTCGCTATTTCTTCTGGGAGCAACCGCCCTGGAAAACTTCGGCGTCGACGCCGATCCGG containing:
- a CDS encoding FAD-binding protein; translation: MADEKYDVIIVGGGSAGCVAAMRLSEDSSRKVLLLEAGPDPWPLPELIAESKNQTRLLLESDYIAMFPSHRHLDGSTYYALAGRIMGGGSSVNVMSVLRPQRYDLDQWVAAGNPDWTYERCLPFMKKIESDQDYPDSPIHGKDGPLYVKRNFRLDMEMSAPVRAFIDAAVGMGLPLCPDLNVPEPYGVCASPYNIKDGKRQSTVVAYLNQARGRKNLTIIDQATVHTLKLNGKKAEGVNYERDGKMHTALGGQILLTSGVYGSPQILMLSGIGQAEQLKKHGISVVHELKGVGENYHDHPVVFMTYEGPKESKEDWVVPRFRLIIRKNPISEAANFHINMRPPTEVTGLKRMMPISAHLLEQRNRGRVTLQSADPHDQVNVDSAMLEHPEDLKAMVEAMKFIDELVHRPVIKEFYGPLIQPGPGDDWGAFARKTYDSYHHGVGTCKMGPASDAMAVVDQRLRVHGMQNLWVGDAAIMPVVSRANTNLTSIMIGERLADFVQEIA
- a CDS encoding decarboxylase: MADYPLSAAAIKSEFKRAGIHFVVALPDRVTSHHLLKGLIADPDYKVVQVCKEDEGVSICSGLYAAGHKSVLMMQYTGFLDSINAIRGVAVEGHFPVVIVVGLLGKEPDVPPKQSKKYGVKIIEPICDVMGLEHCLVERDADAPKISAAIEKSFAAASPAIIEIGREPR